The stretch of DNA GTTAGGCGCCGCCGAGCGCGGTGCCGGGTTCGGACTCGTCCGGACCGTCTACGTCATTACGGCGTCGCTCGGCTCGGTCGTCGTTGGACTCGTCGCTGACCTCTTCGGTTGGGGCGTCTCGTTTGCCTTCCTCGCGGGGCTGTTGACCCTCGCGGTCGCCGCGTTCGTTGTGAACTGGACGCTGGGACTCGATCTGTAACTGTGGAACTCGGTCCTGATTCGCCGAGGCCCACTCGGTTCCGCCCGTTCTCGAGTGGAACTCCCTCGCAAACACCTAGACGTATTACGGACCGGACTGTACGGTGCGTTACCATATGACAGCAGCTCGCAAAGCAGCCGTAGCGGGAGTCGGACTGCTCCCGAACGGAACGTACTCGCTCACGGAACGGGAACTGGCGGTGGACGTCATCCACGAGGCGCTCGAGGACGCCGCCGTGTCGCTGGCGGACGTCGACGGGCTCTACATGCCCTCGCCGCGACCGTGGACGGAACAGAAGTTCTTCTCGACGAATCTGTTACACCTGCTCGGGCTCGAGGTCGATCGGACGATCGAGGTCTCGACCGGCGGAACCAGCGGCGGGAAAGCGTTTCAGACGGCCGTTTCGGACGTCCGAAGCGGCGCGGTTGACACCGCTCTCGTGTTCGCGGTCGAACGTAACTCGACGATCGACACGACCGGTCCGTACTTCGATTACATTCTCAGCACCTTCGATGCCGAGTTCGAGTCACCGATCGGAATGTCGATCCCGGGTGTCTACGCCCAGAGCATGCAGCGGTACTGCCACGAGTACGACGTCGACCGCGAGGACCTCGCCGAAATCGTCGTCAAGAATCGCGACAACGCGGCGGCCGATCCCGACACGCTCTTCGACGACTCCGTGACCCGGGAGGCGGTCCTCGGCTCGCGTCCGATCGCCGACCCCATCAGGATGTACGAGTGTCCGGCTCCCTGTGATGGCGGCGCGGCGTTGGTCGTGACGAGCGCAGACGCCAGCGGAGACGGCGACGGAGACGATGCCAGCGAGACGAGTAGCGAAACTGAGGAAACGGTCGAAGTAGCCGGATTGGGGAGCCACCACGCCGCAAGCCACCAGCTGATGACCCGCGATGAGTCGATCACCGAACTCCCGGCCGTCCGAAAGGCGGCGCGGGAGGCGAGCCAGGACGCGGGTCATGCTCCCGACGAGATCGACGTCTACGAGCCGTATGCCCCATTCCCTCACATCGAGGCGATCATCACCGAAGAGTTGGGACTGGTCGACCGAGGTGCGGGCCTCGAGGCCTGCCTCGACGGGCGAACTGCGGCCGATGGCGAGTTTCCGATCAGTCCGTCGGGCGGCTGTCTCGGTCGCGGCCATCCGCCGATGGTGACGCCACTGTACAACTACGTGGAAGCGGTTCGACAGCTCAGGGGAACCGCATCGACGCCGGTTTCGAACGCGGACCACGTCCTGACGACCTCGGAGCACGGCCACGTCAACGGAGCGACCGCGACGGTCTTCGCGAGGGGTGAGTGACGATGCGCGAGACGCCTTACACCGAGCGATTCTGGGAGGCGCTCTCCGACGGCCGGTTCCTGATCCACGCCTGCGAGGACTGCGAGGAGCGGTTCTTCCCGCCAGCACCGGTCTGTCCGAGCTGTCACTCACGGTCCGTCGAGTGGGTCGAGTCGAACGGGACCGGAGAACTCTACTCGTTCACCCGACAGCACGCGACGGCCGACGGCTTTCCCGACGAGATCGTCGCGGGCGTCGTCGAACTCGACGAGGGGCCGCGGCTACTGACCGCGATCGACGAGGCGTACGCGGATCTTGCACTCGGCGATCGCGTACGCGTCGAACCGTGCGAGTACACACACGACTACGATCGGGGTCGCCACGCTGAGCAGCCGTTCTTCGCGGCGACGACGATCGATGGCGACGAGTGACGCCCGTCGCCGTTGCAGGTCCGCTGAATCTCACTGTCTGCCCTTCTCCACTGGGCAGCCGAACGGAATCCTCGCGAATCGCCGTCGTCACCTGCAGTAAAGCTTTGTCCTCGGCGGGGAAACCACGCCTCTATGTCACACGAAACGAGCCGACAGTCAGACGAGGTGCACCGATCGTGAGCGAGCCGGACCCCGAAACTGCCCTCAAGCGCCACGACGAGACGTTTTTCGCGGATCTCGAGGCGCTGCTGGCCCAGCCCTCGATCAGCGCGACCGGCGACGGGATAGCCGAGTGTTCGTCGATGGTCAAGGACCTGTGTCTCGAGTACGGCTGCGACGAGGCGGAGATCGTCGAGACTCCGGGTCGGCCGGCCGTCGTCGCACACGCGAGAGCGGACCGTGGTGATGAATCCGACGGGACCACCGCCAACGGCGAGAGCAGGCCGACCGTTCTGCTCTACGGCCACTACGATGTCCAGCCGGCGACGCCGTCGGAGTGGACCTCGCCGCCGTTCGATCCAACCGTCCGGGACGGTCCCGACGGCGAGCAACGACTCTACGCCCGCGGCGCGGGCGACAACAAGGGCCAGTGGTTCGCACACCTCTGTGCGATTCGGGCGCTGCGCGAGACGACCGGGCTACCGGCCGACGTCGTCCTCCTGATCGAAGGGGAAGAGGAGAGCGGGAGCGAGAATCTCGAGTGGCTCGTCCGCGAGCACAGCGACGAGTTCGACTCGGACGTCGCCATCGTCGCCGACGGACCGATCGACTCGTCGGGTCGGCCGCACGTCCTCCTCGGCGCGCGCGGATTGCTGTACGTCGACATCGAGGCTCGAGGGGCGAATCGAGACCTGCACTCCGGGAATTTCGGCGGTCCCGTACCCAACCCGGCGACTGCGATCGCAACCCTCTTGGCGTCACTGACGGACGAGGACGGACGCAGTACGCTCGCGGGGTTCTACGACGACGTCCGACCCCTGACCGAGCGAGACCGGGAGGTCCTCGACGCGATCCCGGTCGACGAGGAAGACATCCTGTCGGACCTCGGTCTTGACGCCCTCGCGACCGATCCCGACGAGGGATACGTCGAGCGGTTGCTCACCCGCCCGAACCTGAACGTGGCGGGACTCGACGCGGGGTATCACGGCGAGGGAATGAAGACCGTTCTCCCGTCTCGAGCGCGCGCGAAAATCGACTACCGACTGGTCGCAGATCAGGATCCCGACGCCGTCTACGACGCGCTCGAGCGACACGCCCGGGAGCACGCGCCGGCGGGAATCGATGTCGAACTCAGCCGCGTCGCGGCGATGGCGCCACAGCGGACGTCGGCGGACAGCCCGGTCGTCGAGCCGGCGATGCGGGCGGTCCGCAACGGCTGGGACACTGACCCGATCCTGAAACCCGCACTGGGCGGCTCGGTGCCGACGTACGTCTTCGCCGACGCCCTCGACGTTCCGTGTCTCGTGATTCCGTACGCAAACGAAGACGAGAACAACCACGCACCGGACGAAAACATCAAGCTCTCCTGCGTTCGCGCCGGGGCGCGAACGACGGTAGCACTCCTCTCGGAACTCGCCGACGCGGACCTCGAGTCGGTATCGACGCACTCCTGAGACGGGAGAACTCGGTTCGTCAACGGTGGCGAATTTTTGGACTCCGTTCCATACTATTCTTGAATTTTCGGACAATAATGTTTTTGCCCCCGTCTATCCACACCCTTCGTATGGACGGACAGCAATCGCCAGATCTCGATCAGTTCACTTCGCGCCGATCGACCGTGTACGCACCGAACGGAATCGTCGCGACTAGCCAACCGCTCGCCGCCGAAGCCGGAGCGGCGATCCTTCGCGAAGGCGGTAACGCGTTCGACGCAGCGGTATCGACCGCTGCAGCCCTGAACGTCGTCGAACCGACCAGCACCGGGCTCGGCGGCGACGTCTTCGCGCTCTACAAGACCGCCGACGGCGAGGTTGGCGCGCTTCGAAGCTGCGGCGGCGCGCCTGGCAATGCGACGCTCGAGCGCGTTCGCGACCGGATCGCCGCCGATCAGGGCGTCGAACCCGACGCGGCGGAGATGCCAACCTACGGTCCGTACACAATCACCGTTCCGGGAACCGCTCGCGGCTGGGAACGCACCGTCGAGGATCTCGGCACGCTCTCTCTCGAGCGAGTGCTCGAGCCGGCGATCGAGTACGCGACCGAGGGGTTCCCAGTCTCGGAGATCATCGCCAATCAGTGGGCGGAGGCGTCGTCGGTGCTCCGAGACGACAACGCTCGCGACGCGTATCTGCCGGACGGTCGCGCACCCGAGGTCGGCGAACACGTCCGTCTCCCGGCGCTCGGCGAGACGATGCGACGGATCGCCGAGGACGGGGCCGACGTCTTCTACGAGGGCGAGATCGCCGAGGAGATCGTGTCGGCGGTCCAATCGCGCGACGGCTTCCTGACGCTCGAGGATCTGGCGTCGTTCGAACCGGAGTACGTCGACCCGATCAGTACGACCTACGGCGGCGCCGAAATATTCCAGTTGCCGCCGAACAACCAGGGAATCGTCGCGCTCGAGGCCCTGAACATCGCCGAGGCGCTCGGCGCGGGCGATCACCCGCCTGACTCGCCGGAACGAATCCACCTCGCGGTCGAAGCAGCGAAACGCGCGCTGACCGACGGGCTCTTTCACGTCACCGATTCCGACTTCGAGGACGTCCCGGAGCTCGGCTCCAAGGCGTACGCGGCCGAGCGAGCCGATGAAATCGGGGCCGAAGCGACGCAGGATGTCGATATCGGACACCCGAGCGCAAACGGGAGCGCCGAGGACGCCGACACCGTGCTCCTGACCGTCGCCGACGAGGAGGGGAACGTCGTCTCGTACATCAACTCCCGCTTCAAGGACTTCGGCAGCGGCGTCGTCGCGGGCGATACCGGCGTCGCCCTGCAGAACCGCGGCAGTTCGTTCTCGCTGGACCCGGATCATCCGAATCGGATCGAGCCCGGGAAGCGACCGTTCCACACCCTCATCCCCGGACTGGCGCGGTTCGACGACTCCGACTGGGCCGCATTCGGCGTCATGGGTGGCTACATGCAACCGCAGGGGCATCTTCAGGTTCTCCTGAACCTTCTCGAGGATGGGATGTCGCTGCAGGAGGCGATGGATTACCCTCGATGGCGCTATCAGGTCGACGGCCAGCTCGCCGTCGAAGGACGCTACGACGGGACCGTGCTGACGAAACTCGCCCGACGCGGTCACGAGGTGCGGGTCCGACCGCCGGGACACTTCGGCGGCAGTCAGATCGCCCGCAACGACGACGGGACGCTCTCGGGTGCCACCGATCCGCGTAAAGACGGCTCAGTCGTCGGATTCTGACTGCCCTATCGGCAAAACGGCGGGAGCGCAGTTTACCGCGTCACCCGGTCTGTGGGTCTCGAGACGAATTTTGCAGTACCTATCGCTCCCGTCGCTCGAGGTGGTGACGACCGATTCAAGTCTACTCCGACCAGTTTTCCTCGATCTCGTCGTACGGCGGCGACGGCGGCCACTCGTCGGCGACCCAGGCGTAGTCGATGGTCAGTTCGTCCCCGATCAGAAACACCGCCGGACGGGGCTCCGACACTCCCGACATCCCGTCGAGATCGTGAACGACGCCGTAGCGTTCCGCGACGCCGTTTCCGGGATCGGAGTAGAGCGAGTGCTCGAGACCCCGGTGCTCGATGAACCGCTGGTGGTCGAACGGTTGTGAGATCCCGACGCCGACGACCGTCAGCTTGTCTCCCCATCCTCGTTCCTGAATCTCTTTCCACCAGTACACCGACTTTCCACCCCAGTTCAGCGGATAGAACACCAGCAACACGCATCCATCTCTCGCAATCAGATCGGATAACGACGTATCCTCCCAGTACTCCTCGGACACGAGCGGACGGATGAAATCCGGCGCTTCATCTCCTTCAGTCGGATGATCTGACGGAGCAAACTCGACCAGATCGAACCCGTCCGAAGTCGATTCCTCGTCCGTGACTCCGTTGCCGTACGTCCGATCGAGGTACTCGAGGATGTGGCCGCT from Natronorubrum tibetense GA33 encodes:
- a CDS encoding thiolase family protein — its product is MTAARKAAVAGVGLLPNGTYSLTERELAVDVIHEALEDAAVSLADVDGLYMPSPRPWTEQKFFSTNLLHLLGLEVDRTIEVSTGGTSGGKAFQTAVSDVRSGAVDTALVFAVERNSTIDTTGPYFDYILSTFDAEFESPIGMSIPGVYAQSMQRYCHEYDVDREDLAEIVVKNRDNAAADPDTLFDDSVTREAVLGSRPIADPIRMYECPAPCDGGAALVVTSADASGDGDGDDASETSSETEETVEVAGLGSHHAASHQLMTRDESITELPAVRKAAREASQDAGHAPDEIDVYEPYAPFPHIEAIITEELGLVDRGAGLEACLDGRTAADGEFPISPSGGCLGRGHPPMVTPLYNYVEAVRQLRGTASTPVSNADHVLTTSEHGHVNGATATVFARGE
- a CDS encoding Zn-ribbon domain-containing OB-fold protein, with amino-acid sequence MRETPYTERFWEALSDGRFLIHACEDCEERFFPPAPVCPSCHSRSVEWVESNGTGELYSFTRQHATADGFPDEIVAGVVELDEGPRLLTAIDEAYADLALGDRVRVEPCEYTHDYDRGRHAEQPFFAATTIDGDE
- a CDS encoding M20/M25/M40 family metallo-hydrolase, encoding MSEPDPETALKRHDETFFADLEALLAQPSISATGDGIAECSSMVKDLCLEYGCDEAEIVETPGRPAVVAHARADRGDESDGTTANGESRPTVLLYGHYDVQPATPSEWTSPPFDPTVRDGPDGEQRLYARGAGDNKGQWFAHLCAIRALRETTGLPADVVLLIEGEEESGSENLEWLVREHSDEFDSDVAIVADGPIDSSGRPHVLLGARGLLYVDIEARGANRDLHSGNFGGPVPNPATAIATLLASLTDEDGRSTLAGFYDDVRPLTERDREVLDAIPVDEEDILSDLGLDALATDPDEGYVERLLTRPNLNVAGLDAGYHGEGMKTVLPSRARAKIDYRLVADQDPDAVYDALERHAREHAPAGIDVELSRVAAMAPQRTSADSPVVEPAMRAVRNGWDTDPILKPALGGSVPTYVFADALDVPCLVIPYANEDENNHAPDENIKLSCVRAGARTTVALLSELADADLESVSTHS
- the ggt gene encoding gamma-glutamyltransferase, which codes for MDGQQSPDLDQFTSRRSTVYAPNGIVATSQPLAAEAGAAILREGGNAFDAAVSTAAALNVVEPTSTGLGGDVFALYKTADGEVGALRSCGGAPGNATLERVRDRIAADQGVEPDAAEMPTYGPYTITVPGTARGWERTVEDLGTLSLERVLEPAIEYATEGFPVSEIIANQWAEASSVLRDDNARDAYLPDGRAPEVGEHVRLPALGETMRRIAEDGADVFYEGEIAEEIVSAVQSRDGFLTLEDLASFEPEYVDPISTTYGGAEIFQLPPNNQGIVALEALNIAEALGAGDHPPDSPERIHLAVEAAKRALTDGLFHVTDSDFEDVPELGSKAYAAERADEIGAEATQDVDIGHPSANGSAEDADTVLLTVADEEGNVVSYINSRFKDFGSGVVAGDTGVALQNRGSSFSLDPDHPNRIEPGKRPFHTLIPGLARFDDSDWAAFGVMGGYMQPQGHLQVLLNLLEDGMSLQEAMDYPRWRYQVDGQLAVEGRYDGTVLTKLARRGHEVRVRPPGHFGGSQIARNDDGTLSGATDPRKDGSVVGF
- a CDS encoding redoxin domain-containing protein → MSTDINPHGDDATMTLYRLHGCPYCELVVRRLERYDVPYRSRFVAGEHSRRDAVARASGTRSVPVVVDHEHGVTMPESGHILEYLDRTYGNGVTDEESTSDGFDLVEFAPSDHPTEGDEAPDFIRPLVSEEYWEDTSLSDLIARDGCVLLVFYPLNWGGKSVYWWKEIQERGWGDKLTVVGVGISQPFDHQRFIEHRGLEHSLYSDPGNGVAERYGVVHDLDGMSGVSEPRPAVFLIGDELTIDYAWVADEWPPSPPYDEIEENWSE